The following coding sequences lie in one Vespula pensylvanica isolate Volc-1 chromosome 7, ASM1446617v1, whole genome shotgun sequence genomic window:
- the LOC122630556 gene encoding uncharacterized protein LOC122630556: MPGVCARCRREVYFAEERLALGKVWHTFCFSCLNCRKLLDSCTVSTHRGELFCRNCYSRLFPSILRSTKENNSSKDIKTFPRSTILNTPISVKDSTCCHCCCYCATEDTPIGEVSSINSKDYHSKKHRLRGGGEEEEKSQSSTEGNHKNPINVSPTPRPCPRSSTRRVSFCEEKNTIDHCCDMQNDQKVFLDDRNLDDCSKADILTIRSSEDLRKADQDLNDEDLNYSDIVDTTQIPCHDIDKDNENIIDKDMPNCIHRNLQDIQDKNDNDDDRMRGGHGGSNCRKSRKSEGCCANISISEGYECCSSQNPNNRGCCCRKRCIEFESCPPPREHDPCDDYKNVPCKYVSCSPPCADKRGCCPPAGCRPVCRKPRRNCCSPCKGELPGCGGGGCCGGGCRGGCGKPGQTCVPARQCFVPPCRLLPPCVETPCASPRPSPCCRPPSRGRCCCTGGGGSSYCRSRSPPCRTVTNGDCCCDNVTCCDIDGIDSCCKVKLPPGCECLGGGLDCQRCGRKVYQAEMQIASGVPYHNICFSCFCCRKPLEPLTYQESCGEIYCKQCYIRNFGPQGYGYGMGAGALQTPM, encoded by the exons ATGCCCGGAGTTTGCGCACGTTGTCGTCGCGAAGTTTATTTCGCGGAGGAAAGATTGGCTCTCGGAAAAGTTTGGCATACATTCTGTTTCTCTTGCC TCAACTGTCGAAAATTGTTGGACAGTTGTACAGTGTCGACGCATCGTGGCGAATTATTTTGTCGAAATTGTTACTCCCGACTTTTTCCGAGCATTTTACGTTCCacgaaagagaataattcATCCAAAGATATTAAAACGTTTCCCCGTTCAACTATCCTGAACACGCCGATCTCCGTCAAGGATTCCACTTGTTGTCATTGCTGTTGTTATTGCGCCACTGAAGATACTCCGATCGGTGAAGTATCGTCGATAAACAGCAAAGATTATCATTCGAAGAAACATAGACTACGTGGAggtggagaagaagaggaaaagtcGCAATCTAg TACGGAAGGAAATCATAAAAATCCAATCAACGTGTCGCCAACACCACGTCCTTGCCCACGATCATCGACTCGTCGTGTGTCTTTCTGCGAAGAGAAAAACACTATTGATCATTGTTGTGATATGCAGAATGATCAAAAAGTATTCTTGGACGATAGAAATCTCGATGATTGTTCGAAGGCAGATATTCTAACTATACGTTCCTCCGAGGATCTAAGAAAAGCCGATCAGGATTTAAACGATGaagatttaaattattccGATATCGTTGACACAACGCAAATACCATGTCATGATATTGATAAAGATAACGAGAATATTATCGACAAGGATATGCCAAATTGTATTCATAGAAATCTTCAAGATATTCAAGATAAaaatgacaacgacgacgatcgtaTGAGAGGAGGTCACGGAGGAAGTAATTGTCGTAAATCAAGAAAATCGGAAGGTTGTTGCGCTAATATATCGATTAGCGAGGGATACGAATGTTGTTCTTCCCAGAATCCGAATAACAGAGGTTGCTGTTGCCGTAAACGATGTATAGAATTCGAATCGTGTCCTCCTCCTAGGGAACACGATCCTTGCgacgattataaaaatgtacctTGCAAGTACGTCAGCTGTTCTCCACCTTGTGCCGATAAAAGAGGTTGTTGTCCTCCCGCGGGATGTAGACCAGTTTGTAGGAAACCTAGGAGAAATTGTTGTTCACCTTGTAAAGGAGAATTGCCAGGTTGTGGTGGTGGGGGATGTTGTGGTGGTGGTTGTCGAGGTGGATGCGGTAAGCCTGGTCAAACTTGTGTCCCGGCTCGACAATGTTTTGTTCCACCTTGTCGACTATTACCTCCGTGCGTCGAAACACCCTGCGCATCACCGCGACCTTCACCCTGTTGTCGACCACCTAGTCGAGGAAGATGTTGTTGCACGGGAGGCGGTGGCTCGAGCTACTGCCG ATCAAGAAGTCCACCATGCCGTACCGTTACCAATGGGGATTGTTGTTGCGACAATGTTACATGCTGCGATATCGACGGAATTGATTCATGTTGCAAGGTCAAGTTACCTCCAGGATGCGAATGCCTAGGTGGTGGTCTGGACTGTCAACGTTGCGGACGAAAGGTGTACCAAGCTGAAATGCAG ATCGCTTCCGGTGTGCCGTATCATAACATTTGCTTCAGTTGCTTCTGCTGTCGTAAACCTCTCGAACCTTTGACGTATCAAGAGAGTTGTGGGGAAATTTATTGTAAAC AATGCTACATCAGAAATTTCGGACCGCAAGGATACGGTTACGGTATGGGAGCTGGCGCGCTGCAGACCCCAATGTGA
- the LOC122630444 gene encoding transmembrane protein 115, giving the protein MAAIKGLARNIPYLKQQFAALLGNTSTSVKFICVVVLFSYCLSFSPEAVRALSVTPGYLIPPAFWIWTAFTFCFLEIHFWEVCADVVTVGLCGKLIEPLWGAMEMMTFFAVVNFGVAVLSALFYLFLYMCTNDTDLLFDIHIHGLTGYIAGVAVAVKQIMPDHILIKTPIGKITNRNIPLMVWIVGLSLWIIGLLEGTHPTMFLSGLLVSWTYLRFYQRHNNGTRGDMADNFTFASFFPNVLQPPIAVVSNTVHGFFVRIGLCRKVVRRFDMSNAPPGLVINLPGIDPHDSERRRQIALKALSERLSKDHTKPWQQDRTKKHSPIPPAISIPIPESSTPKPLASPLIPQVNVNIHNHPSTNT; this is encoded by the exons ATGGCTGCGATAAAGGGCCTTGCTAGAAACATCCCTTATTTAAAACAACAATTCGCGGCCCTTTTAGGAAATACCAGTACCAGCGTGAAGTTCATATGCGTCGTAGTTCTATTCTCGTActgcctttctttctccccagAAGCAGTGCGCGCTCTTAGCGTGACACCAGGTTATTTGATACCACCAGCATTTTGGATCTGGACGGCCTtcactttttgttttcttgaaATACACTTTTGGGAAGTATGTGCTGACGTTGTGACTGTTGGTCTTTGTGGGAAATTGATAGAACCTCTTTGGGGTGCTATGGAGATGATGACCTTTTTTGCGGTTGTTAATTTTGGAGTAGCAGTACTCTCAGcgctgttttatttatttctttacatgTGCACCAATGATACTGATTTGTTATTCGATATACACATTCATGGCCTGACAGGATATATCGCAG gTGTCGCTGTTGCAGTAAAACAGATTATGCCagatcatattttaataaagacaCCGATTGGAAAAATTACTAATAGGAATATACCATTAATGGTTTGGATAGTTGGACTATCGCTTTGGATAATAGGATTATTGGAAGGTACACATCCAACTATGTTTCTAAGTGGATTATTAGTTTCCTGGACTTATCTTAGATTTTATCAGAGACATAATAATGGAACTAGAGGAGATATGGCTGATAATTTTACGTTTGCAAG CTTTTTCCCAAATGTATTACAACCTCCAATAGCAGTAGTAAGCAATACTGTACATGGTTTCTTTGTACGCATTGGACTCTGTCGAAAAGTAGTTAGAAGATTTGATATGTCAAATGCACCACCTGGTTTGGTAATTAATCTTCCTGGAATTGATCCCCATGATAGTGAAAGACGCAG ACAAATAGCACTTAAAGCACTGAGTGAAAGATTAAGCAAAGATCATACAAAACCATGGCAACAAGATCGAACTAAGAAACATTCTCCTATACCACCTGCGATTTCTATACCAATTCCAGAATCTTCTACACCAAAACCACTTGCATCTCCTCTTATTCCACAAGTTAATGTCAATATACACAATCATCCTTCTACTAATACGTGA
- the LOC122630443 gene encoding E3 ubiquitin-protein ligase Hakai-like, with translation MEEDGGKRMRGRARGRARGRARGRTRGRSKKQVKVIESDEEDTPQQSEETPAEVATGEPEEHEPPPLQQAPLEQQFDLEADISQLEAPTFTTINRGPPEPMLRLRWDHRVNLIGEKVLNPMIHCCDKCLKPILIYGRMIPCKHVFCLSCAKREDKVCPRCMEKVSRVEQTGLGTVFMCTHGGTRYGNAGCRRTYLSQRDLQAHINHRHISAPPQPVQGIQVEPPQYVHSKSDIESQLSKVSSVSMQNTRIKSVQSHMVQPIMGNDPRVNSMVNQQSVEHRQQHRPQTIISMQNYPQNSAPPPPSNGPMRTNLITVPIQDTTMTTHEIHSQQGHHYYPPPPPQVNYGTYNVPPPVSQTQQYYPQPQHPTQVSYVPQPPSQQQYVSSAPTSIRPSPTGYIQDPQYGPPPPQQPPPPQPQWSQHQQQFYR, from the exons ATGGAGGAAGATGGCGGTAAAAGAATGAGAGGCAGAGCTCGAGGTAGAGCCCGTGGTCGTGCTCGAGGCAGGACTAGAGGAAGATCAAAAAAACAagttaaa gTAATTGAAAGCGATGAAGAAGACACACCTCAACAATCAGAAGAAACTCCAGCAGAAGTTGCAACCGGTGAACCAGAGGAACATGAACCACCACCATTGCAGCAAGCTCCTTTGGAGCAACAGTTCGATTTGGAAGCGGATATATCACAACTGGAAGCACCAACTTTTACAACCATTAATAGAGGACCTCCTGAACCAATGTTACGTTTAAGATGGGACCATCGTGTTAATCTCATTGGTGAAAAAGTTCTTAATCCTATGATACATTGTTGCGACAAGTGTCTAAAGCCTATTCTTATTTATGGACGTATG ataccTTGTAAACAtgtattttgtttatcttGTGCCAAACGAGAAGATAAAGTTTGCCCACGTTGTATGGAAAAAGTTTCCAGAGTAGAACAAACAGGTTTGGGTACAGTATTTATGTGTACTCATGGAGGAACAAGATATGGAAATGCTGGTTGTAGAAGAACATATCTCAGCCAACGAGATTTACAG GCACATATTAATCATCGACATATATCTGCTCCTCCACAACCAGTTCAGGGAATACAAGTTGAGCCTCCCCAATACGTGCATTCTAAATCAGATATTGAATCACAATTGTCTAAAGTGTCTTCTGTTTCAATGCAGAACACACGAATAAAGTCAGTGCAATCTCATATGGTGCAACCCATTATGGGAAATGATCCAAGAGTGAACTCAATGGTGAATCAACAATCTGTGGAACATAGGCAGCAACATAGACCTCAAACAATCATATCTATGCAAAATTATCCACAAAATTCTGCACCACCTCCTCCAAGTAATGGACCTATGCGAACTAATCTCATAACCGTACCTATTCAAGATACTACTATGACAACACACGAGATTCATTCGCAGCAAggtcatcattattatcctcctccacctccacaaGTGAATTATGGAACATACAATGTCCCACCACCTGTTTCACAAACACAACAATATTATCCGCAACCTCAACATCCAACACAAGTATCTTATGTGCCACAACCTCCATCTCAGCAACAATATGTATCTTCCGCCCCAACTTCAATAAGGCCATCACCAACAGGATATATACAAGATCCACAATATggtccaccaccaccacaacAACCACCACCTCCACAACCTCAGTGGTCACAACATCAGCAACAATTTTATAGATAA
- the LOC122630442 gene encoding choline transporter-like 1 translates to MSCCGGNDEEEQRPQPTRVRGCTDIFWMCFFIAFWFLMILIAAFALVYGNPLRLINGYDSFGNTCGMKNNPKFGSMELFGQDTSDKPYLFFLDVKNVSQSLKICVKKCPDRTMITMDDICQFYKETGSQLCHDKPGNDFSACSTGINKHNKTGSCPELPVYNSIPILNRCIPKAVQDVGETIISNLYGLINSWDVIEQILGDLYKTWREILALSFLAFVLSLFMIAIFHLLASIVTWIVMILVSIASVAGTGLLWWTYIGIKRTLDKTDPNQLLEESVRNERAFLIFSIIATIITIILLLLVCVLRKRISFMTALFRESAKCLGELPGLFFQPLLTFTALILFFAFWVTVILCLATANYPGTKSVQMYKNHIFDPLNLSSLGEKNILVQEEKLSISIHKFKTFTLVEYVDATWVKYMWWVYIIGLIWTSEFIIACQDMVIAGAVAHWYFRDKDASLSPVCSAIGNLISYHLGSVACGSFLITLFKLPRLILTYFHKKFEKNKETSPCAQCGLKCCICCFYCLEKFIRYMNHNAYTVIAIEGTNFCNAARIAFKTIVDNALQVAVINSIGDFILFLGKCFVTAATGSVGLLFMRQDPRLHFYAAPIFITCIFAFFIAHCIISLYETVIDTLFLCICEDRNLGGENGKWRQSPLAHIGSDVNTNGQQSHELSPMNT, encoded by the exons atgtcgTGTTGCGGTGgaaatgatgaagaagaacaaagacCGCAACCAACTCGCGTACGAGGATGCACGGATATTTTCTGGATGTGCTTTTTTATAGCATTTTGGTTTCTTATG attttaataGCAGCTTTTGCATTGGTATATGGTAATCCTTTACGCCTTATAAATGGATATGATAGTTTTGGAAATACATGCGGTATGAAAAATAATCCAAAATTTGGGAGCATGGAGCTTTTTGGACAAGACACTAGTGACAAACC ATACTTATTTTTCCTTGATGTAAAGAATGTATCacaatctttaaaaatttgtgtCAAAAAATGTCCTGATAGAACTATGATAACTATGGATGATATATgtcaattttataaagaaacagGTTCTCAGTTATGCCATGATAAACCAGGAAATGATTTTAGTGCTTGTAGTACTGGAATTAATAAGCACAATAAAACAGGATCTTGTCCTGAACTACCTGTTTACAATAGCATTCCAATACTTAATCGCTGTATCCCAAAGGCTGTTCAAGATGTAGGAGaaacaattatttctaatttatatggACTCATTAATTCATGGGATGTGATTGAACAAATATTAGGTGATCTATATAAAACTTGGAGAGAAATCTTAGCATTATCCTTTTTAGCTTTTG TACTGTCCCTTTTCATGATTGCCATCTTTCATTTATTGGCAAGTATTGTAACTTGGATAGTAATGATCCTTGTCAGCATTGCATCAGTAg ctGGAACAGGATTATTATGGTGGACATatataggaataaaaagaacattagATAAGACTGATCCAAATCAACTTTTAGAAGAATCGGTTAGAAATGAAAGagcttttttaatattttctattatagcaacaataataact ATTATACTATTGTTACTTGTTTGTGTGTTACGTAAACGTATTAGTTTTATGACAGCATTATTTAGAGAAAGTGCAAAATGTTTAGGAGAACTACCTGGTTTATTTTTCCAACCATTATTGACCTTTACAGCTTTGATTCTATTCTTTGCTTTTTGGGTTACAGTCATTCTGTGTCTTGCTACAGCTA atTATCCAGGAACAAAATCAGttcaaatgtataaaaatcatatatttgaTCCTCTGAATTTAAGTTCtcttggagaaaaaaatatcttggtacaagaagaaaaattaagcatttctatacataaatttaaaa CATTTACACTTGTTGAATATGTTGATGCAACTTGGGTGAAATATATGTGGTGGGTTTATATAATAGGTTTGATATGGACATCAGAATTTATAATTGCTTGTCAAGATATGGTAATAGCTGGTGCAGTTGCACATTGGTATTTCAg agATAAGGATGCAAGCTTATCACCAGTATGTTCAGCTATTGGAAACTTAATTAGTTATCATTTGGGTTCAGTTGCTTGTGGATCATTCTTAATAACTCTTTTTAAATTACCTCGCCTTATTTTGACATATTTTCACAAGAA GTTTgagaagaacaaagaaacCTCTCCATGTGCACAATGTGGTCTTAAGTGTTgtatttgttgtttttattgtttagaGAAGTTTATTAGGTATATGAATCATAATGCATATACAGTTATTGCCATAGAAGgaacaaatttttgtaatgCTGCTAGAATA GCTTTCAAAACAATTGTTGATAATGCTCTACAAGTAGCTGTAATTAATAGTATAGGagattttatcttattcttgGGAAAATGTTTTGTCACAGCTGCTACAGGAAGTGTTGGATTACTCTTCATGAGGCAAGATCCACGATTGCATTTTTATGCGGCaccaatttttattacttgcatttttgcattttttattgcCCATTGCATTATCTCTTTATACgag actGTTATAGACACTCtgtttttatgtatatgtgaagATAGAAATTTGGGtggagaaaatggaaaatggCGTCAGTCTCCATTGGCGCACATTGGATCAGATGTTAACACGAATGGTCAACAATCTCATGAATTATCACCAATGAATACATAA
- the LOC122630559 gene encoding ribosome biogenesis protein BRX1 homolog: protein MTKKRKQLENEERTETTETNLPPIKRMSDEPPPKKVKWINKQRVLVFSSRGIGHIHRHLMEDIKTLMPHHRPESKMERSKDLQVVNEMCQMKNCNKCILFEGRRKRDLYVWFSNVSAGPCAKFLVENIYTMGELKMTGNCLKGSRPLLSFDENFNTKPHYSLLKELLTQIFGVPYHHPKSQPFFDHVYTFTVLDNRIWFRNFQILTEDGGLAEIGPRFVLNPVKIFANSFGGETLWDNPLYVSPAKYRQLLNKKAAGKYVNRLEQKMVQQANKPKESYALNPVDEIFKGDPIEKALELQSKDKEDEEVEKKETPKRTIIRKKKKSQSKQLNKQLNKKVKKKKLTNKKLKRNVKH, encoded by the exons atgacaaagaagaggaaacagttagaaaatgaagaaaggacAGAAACGACAGAAACAAATTTACCACCGATAAAAAGAATGTCAGACGAACCTCCACCGAAAAAG gTAAAATGGATAAACAAGCAACGTGTATTAGTGTTTTCAAGCAGAGGTATTGGTCATATACACCGTCATCTCATGGAAGATATCAAGACTCTTATGCCGCATCATCGACCTGAGAGTAAAATGGAACGTTCCAAAGATTTGCAGGTTGTTAATGAAATGTGTCAAATGAAGAATTGTAACAAATGTATACTTTTCGAAggtcgaagaaaaagggatCTTTACGTTTGGTTTTCTAATGTATCTGCAGGACCTTGTGCTAAATTTTTAGTTGAAAata tttataCCATGGGTGAATTGAAGATGACAGGAAATTGTTTGAAAGGATCTCGTCCTTTACTCTCATTtgatgaaaatttcaatacaAAACCACATTACAGCCTCTTGAAAGAGTTACTCACTCAAATATTTGGTGTTCCATATCATCATCCAAAGAGTCAACCATTCTTTGATCATGTTTATACATTTACAGTGTTAGATAATAGAATATGGTTTAGAAACTTTCAAATTCTCACCGAAGATGGAGGATTAGCAGAAATCGGACCTAGATTTGTTTTAAATCCAGTTAAAATATTTGCTAACAGTTTTGGTGGAGAAACACTATGGGATAATCCTCTTTATGTTTCACCTGCCAAG tatcgacaattattaaataagaaagcTGCTGGTAAATATGTGAACAGACTGGAGCAGAAGATGGTACAGCAAGCTAATAAACCAAAAGAAAGTTATGCTTTAAATCCTGtagatgaaatatttaaaggtGATCCAATAGAAAAGGCCTTAGAATTACAAAGTAAGgataaagaagatgaagaagtagaaaaaaaggaaactccAAAAAGGACTATAAtcaggaaaaagaagaagtctCAGagtaaacaattaaataaacaattaaataaaaaagtcaaaaagaaaaaacttacaaacaagaaattaaaaagaaatgtcaaaCACTGA
- the LOC122630747 gene encoding uncharacterized protein YJR142W has product MTDNHTDPMSRLLKLANKVNCFYLSGFHAGECRAFVVDGQQVGLVRPDVMKELLNHPQVFQVHPEYVQLNPAFRDYAERSARVEEVLRKWKADEKFITLHGWREEYYEVRAQFNTQPLFKMDRSATCLFGIRKYGVDINGYVMDPIKGLSIWLQKRSPNKQTWPGYWDNMVSGGLSVGFGINETAIKEAGEEASIPNNLIEKLKNVGCVSLFFESERGLFPNTEFVFDLELPPDFVPSNSDGEVETFELLPVNECLERIASTNFKTTSVPVVLDFLIRHGYITAENEPNFIQIMELLHVPLQTMYNHPLKRCKITANGEATEALGKV; this is encoded by the exons ATGACGGATAATCATACGGATCCAATGTCACGTTTATTGAAACTTGCGAATAAAGTCAATTGCTTTTATCTGTCAG gGTTCCATGCAGGCGAATGCAGAGCCTTTGTCGTAGATGGACAGCAAGTAGGTCTTGTTAGGCCAGATGTgatgaaagaattattaaatcatccacaa gtATTTCAAGTACATCCGGAATATGTACAATTAAATCCTGCATTTCGAGATTATGCAGAAAGAAGTGCTCGTGTGGAAGAAGTATTACGAAAGTGGAAGgccgatgaaaaatttattacattacatGGTTGGAGAGAAGAATATTATGAAGTTCGTGCTCAGTTTAATACACAACCTTTATTTAAAATGGATCGGTCTGCAACGT GTCTATTTGGAATTCGTAAATATGGTGTTGATATAAATGGATATGTTATGGATCCTATAAAAGGATTGTCAATATGGTTACAAAAGCGTAGTCCTAATAAGCAAACATGGCCAGGATATTGGGATAATATGGTCAGTGGTGGATTAAGTGTTGGTTTTGGTATTAATGAAACTGCTATAAAAGAAGCCGGAGAAGAAGCCAGTATCCCTAATAatcttattgaaaaattaaaaaatgttggaTGTGTTTCATTATTCTTCGAAAGTGAAAGAGGATTGTTTCCCAATACAGAATTTGTTTTTGATCTTGAATTGCCACCAGATTTTGTCCCAAGTAATAGTGATGGAGAAGTAGAGACTTTTGAATTGCTTCCAGTAAATGAATGTTTAGAAAGGATAGCTTCTACAAATTTTAAAACTACGTCAGTACCAGTGGTACTTGACTTTTTAATTAGACATGGATACATCACTGCAGAGAATG AGCCTAACTTCATACAAATTATGGAACTCCTTCATGTTCCACTGCAAACCATGTACAATCATCCTTTAAAAAGATGTAAAATTACTGCCAATGGAGAAGCAACTGAAGCTCTAGGAAAAGTTTAG
- the LOC122630748 gene encoding probable rRNA-processing protein EBP2 homolog, with translation MANTSESDSEVNSSDEELQEALASGLLKPGLNAIIETNKREHKNNVTLMKKKLEEIKLNLPWIERLDMVNALAPLAPELVLQMQEQEIRRAKQLQGNKKLPQFSPSEDPVLNDFRRETMFHRQAQGAVVDAIARIKKLGIPAIRPDDYFAEMAKTDNHMQKIRENLMKKQMIAQRSEKVRQMRQQRKISKQMQVEATLKKHAEKRKMLEEVKKYRKGIRQDLDFLEDKKKPQYKSGNRKLDPKVQAKIKMKNAKYGYGGKKRDSKRNTKSSSADVSEYRKPQKPGQGRKGKGGKTKQQRPGKNRRIQMKARKK, from the exons ATGGCGAATACATCTGAATCTGATTCTGAAGTAAATTCTTCGGACGAGGAG TTACAAGAAGCTCTTGCATCGGGTTTATTAAAACCTGGTCTCAATGCTATCATTGAAACGAACAAAAGAGAACACAAGAATAATGTA ACtttgatgaagaagaaattagaagaaataaaattaaatttgccATGGATAGAGAGGTTGGATATGGTCAATGCTTTGGCACCATTAGCGCCAGAGTTGGTGCTTCAAATGCAAGAACAAGAAATAAGACGTGCCAAACAGTtacaaggaaataaaaaattacctCAATTTAGTCCGTCAGAAGATCCtgttttaaatgattttcgtAGAGAAACAATGTTTCATCGGCAAGCACAAGGTGCTGTTGTTGATGCCATAGCAAGAATAAAGAAACTCGGTATCCCAGCTATTAGACCAGATGATTATTTTGCAGAAATGGCTAAAACTGATAATCATATgcaaaaaattagagaaaatcTGATGAAAAAGCAAATGATTGCACAAAGGTCAGAAAAAGTAAGACAGATGAGACAGCAGAGAAAGATAAGCAAACAGATGCAAGTAGAAGCAACTTTGAAGAAACATgcggagaagagaaaaatgttagaagaggtaaaaaaatatcgtaaaggTATAAGACAAGATTTAGACTTTttagaagataagaaaaaaccTCAATATAAGTCTGGTAATAGAAAGTTAGATCCAAAGGTTCAAGCTAAGATTAAGATGAAAAATGCTAAGTACGGTTATGGTGGTAAAAAGCGTGATAGTAAGAGGAATACCAAATCTAGTTCAGCGGATGTTTCCGAATACCGAAAACCACAAAAACCAGGACAGGGACGTAAGGGTAAAGGTGGAAAGACAAAACAGCAAAGGCCTGGTAAAAATCGTAGAATACAGATGAAAGctaggaaaaaataa